A window of the Alnus glutinosa chromosome 4, dhAlnGlut1.1, whole genome shotgun sequence genome harbors these coding sequences:
- the LOC133866144 gene encoding pentatricopeptide repeat-containing protein At4g33170, translating to MSLSKKGTQTKDAKLSNLNKVTTLNPNAAEFVPFSLRSPSSGSTSTADAVARLATSGTSGKAVLDRTESSVSNNSDEEAHQYWCRQLPDDITPDFNIMGEDESQAIGSLSLVGLSLHDDSEASRFPAVTGSGYSLNEQQELSPHNINGNSFAGKLRFSASSYGDDLSSASLLHMSAKPWDNQIVNSNQLVSPGREGPPYDGNSRHGFMSNMLGERAMVEDNDMNPIEFLASQFPGFAAESLAEVYFANGCDLNMTIEMLTQLELQVDGDFSQNMNSKNLSAPNLSAMDFPALTVPGSPNGPPKYAGDDLQQSGNPFRASDKDNMLLFKSGSSIPSRGAIDFASAVRKLASQDSGIWKYDKNGSTDSTIGSSRSSHVLASAYNSGHGRGIYGDRLQTRVSARAAPVWLETGDAVANIYSELREEARDHARLRNAYFEQARQAYLIGNKALAKELSAKGQVYNMQMKAAHGKAQESIYRQRNPVPLEMQGNGRGQERMIDLHGLHVSEAIHVLKQQLSVMRSTARAAEQRLQVYICVGTGHHTRGSRTPARLPIAVQRYLLEEEALDYTEPQPGLLRVPWNSHWDFEVRRELGCRQCNQEMRLQANVRATSSSIPPSAKTPYPRTLLRFRFSSLSNLISHPPHFSSSSPSSSFSSQWISILRAAISKTDLLLGKSAHARMVTSGQNPERFLTNNLITMYSKCGSLAYARRLFDNTRDRDLVTWNSIISAYAQSADFDDVENFQEGFRLFRLLRGSVLLTSRLTLAPVLKLCSLSGCVWALEAVHGYAVKIGLDWDVFVSGALVNVYSKFGGIREARVLFDGMPERDVVLWNVMLKAYVEMGLYKEALRLFYAFHESGLRPDDISVRCLLNGINNVGSGEGNRLAEQVKAYATKLFLNHDNSEIFMWNKTLSEYLQAGENWRSVECFINIIRSKVEYDSVTFVVILTAIAGTNDLELGQQVHAVAAKLGLDSVVSVANSLINMYSKAGSLHFSREVFNYMKEMDLISWNSMISSCAQSSLEEESVNLYTNLLREGLRPDQFTIASVLRACSSLKEGLCLCKQIHVRAIKTGIVADSFVSTALIDVYSRSGNMKEAEFLFEKKGEFDLASWNAMMFGYIMSNDSQKALKLLSLMHESGERADEITLAAAAKASGCLVGIERGKQIHAYVIKTRIDLDLCVSSGILDMYIKCGDMKSAYMVFTQIPAPDDVAWTTMISGCVENGDEDCALSIYHQMRLSGVQPDEYTFATLVKASSCLTALEQGKQIHANLIKLDYGSDPFVGTSLIDMYAKCGNIGDAYLLFQRTNTRNIALWNAMLVGLAQHGNAKEALNLFKAMESNGIEPDKVTFIGVLSAFSHSGLVSEAYKYFDSMTKKYGVKPEIEHYSCLVDALGRAGRVQEAEKLIVSMPFEASASMYRALLGACRVQGDTETGKRITAQLLALEPSDSAAYVLLSNIYAAANQWDDVTDARKMMERKKVKKDPGFSWIDVKNKVHLFVVDDKAHPQIDLIYDKVEDLINRIREKGYVPDTDFVLLDVEEEDKEHALYHHSEKLAIAYGLISTPPSSTIRVIKNLRVCGDCHTAIKYISKVSQREIVLRDANRFHLFREGICSCGDYW from the exons ATGAGCTTATCCAAGAAAGGAACCCAAACCAAGGATGCAAAGCTCAGCAACCTAAACAAGGTAACAACTTTGAATCCAAATGCAGCAGAGTTTGTTCCCTTTTCCCTCAGATCTCCATCATCTGGAAGCACCAGCACTGCAGATGCGGTAGCAAGGCTTGCCACTTCTGGGACTTCGGGAAAAGCGGTGCTAGATAGAACAGAGTCATCTGTCTCAAACAATTCCGATGAAGAGGCCCACCAATACTGGTGTCGCCAGCTCCCTGATGATATTACTCCTGACTTTAATATCATGGGAGAAGACGAATCTCAAGCTATTGGGAGCCTCTCTTTGGTGGGTTTGTCCTTACATGATGATAGTGAAGCGTCAAGGTTTCCTGCTGTTACGGGCAGTGGATACTCTTTAAATGAGCAGCAAGAATTATCTCCACACAACATTAATGGTAATAGCTTTGCTGGAAAGTTGAGATTTTCTGCTTCATCTTATGGGGACGATTTGTCTTCGGCTAGTCTACTGCATATGTCAGCTAAACCATGGGACAATCAAATTGTCAACAGTAATCAGCTTGTTAGCCCTGGTAGGGAGGGACCTCCTTATGATGGAAACTCTAGGCATGGATTTATGAGCAATATGTTGGGTGAGCGTGCAATGGTGGAGGATAACGATATGAACCCTATTGAGTTTCTGGCTTCTCAGTTCCCTGGTTTTGCTGCTGAAAGCCTTGCGGAAGTTTACTTTGCCAATGGGTGTGACTTAAACATGACTATAGAGATGCTCACTCAGTTAGAG CTTCAAGTTGATGGTGattttagtcaaaatatgaACTCAAAGAATTTGTCAGCCCCCAATCTTAGTGCAATGGACTTCCCTGCACTTACTGTTCCGGGTAGTCCGAATGGTCCTCCAAAATATGCTGGAGATGATCTCCAACAAAGTGGCAATCCTTTTCGAGCTTCTGACAAGGACAACATGCTTTTGTTCAAATCCGGATCTTCCATCCCATCTAGGGGTGCTATAGATTTTGCTTCAGCTGTCCGGAAATTGGCATCTCAGGATTCTGGTATATGGAAGTACGACAAAAATGGTTCTACTGATTCCACTATTGGCTCAAGTAGAAGTTCTCATGTTTTGGCTAGTGCTTACAATAGTGGACATGGGAGAGGCATCTATGGTGACAGGTTGCAAACGCGTGTTTCTGCTCGAGCAGCTCCTGTTTGGCTTGAAACTGGAGATGCTGTTG CTAATATTTATTCTGAGCTGCGAGAGGAAGCTCGAGACCATGCACGCCTGCGTAATGCGTACTTTGAGCAG GCACGGCAAGCTTACCTAATAGGCAATAAGGCTCTGGCAAAGGAACTGAGTGCTAAAGGGCAAGTGTACAACATGCAAATGAAGGCAGCCCATGGAAAAGCTCAAGAATCTATTTATCGTCAGAG GAATCCAGTTCCTCTAGAGATGCAAGGCAATGGAAGAGGACAGGAGCGGATGATAGACTTGCATGGGCTGCATGTTAGTGAAGCCATTCATGTTTTGAAGCAGCAGCTGAGCGTGATGAGGAGCACTGCCAGGGCAGCAGAGCAGCGCCTACAGGTTTATATCTGCGTCGGAACAGGCCATCACACCAGAGGTTCCCGCACTCCGGCTAGACTTCCTATTGCTGTACAACGTTATTTGCTTGAAGAAGAGGCCCTTGACTACACCGAGCCACAGCCAGGGCTGCTTCGAGTT CCTTGGAACAGCCACTGGGATTTTGAAGTGCGGAGGGAATTGGGATGCAGGCAATGCAACCAGGAAATGCGCTTGCAAGCCAACGTGAGAGCCACTTCGTCTTCCATTCCCCCCTCTGCCAAAACCCCATATCCACGCACTCTCCTCCGCTTCCgcttctcctctctctccaaCCTAATCTCGCACCCTCCTCATTTTTCATCATCctcaccatcttcttctttctcttctcaatGGATCTCCATCCTCCGTGCCGCCATTTCCAAAACCGACTTGCTGCTCGGCAAGTCTGCGCATGCTCGTATGGTAACCTCCGGCCAAAACCCAGAACGTTTTTTGACCAACAATCTAATTACCATGTATTCCAAGTGTGGGTCACTCGCATATGCACGTCGGCTGTTCGATAACACCCGTGATAGAGACCTCGTTACCTGGAACTCCATTATATCCGCCTATGCACAATCCGCGGACTTTGATGATGTTGAGAATTTTCAAGAGGGCTTTCGCCTATTTCGCCTGCTTCGTGGGTCTGTTCTTTTAACCAGTCGACTCACTTTGGCTCCAGTTTTAAAGCTGTGTTCGCTCTCTGGATGTGTATGGGCTTTGGAGGCTGTTCATGGATACGCCGTTAAGATTGGGTTGGACTGGGATGTGTTTGTATCTGGAGCTCTTGTGAATGTATACTCTAAATTTGGGGGGATTAGAGAGGCCCGTGTTTTGTTTGATGGCATGCCAGAGAGGGATGTTGTTTTGTGGAATGTAATGCTCAAGGCTTATGTGGAAATGGGTCTTTATAAAGAAGCACTTCGTCTCTTCTATGCTTTTCATGAGAGTGGGTTGCGTCCTGATGACATCAGTGTCCGTTGTCTTCTTAATGGGATTAACAATGTTGGTTCTGGTGAAGGCAACAGGCTCGCTGAGCAGGTTAAAGCCTATGCGACAAAATTGTTTTTGAATCATGATAACTCAGAGATATTTATGTGGAACAAGACATTGTCTGAGTATCTCCAAGCTGGTGAAAATTGGCGATCTGTGgagtgttttataaatattattagATCAAAAGTAGAATATGATAGTGTGACATTTGTTGTCATTCTCACTGCAATTGCAGGAACCAATGATCTGGAGTTGGGGCAACAGGTTCACGCTGTTGCTGCGAAGTTGGGTTTAGATTCAGTTGTTTCTGTTGCAAATAGTCTTATAAACATGTACTCAAAGGCCGgttctcttcatttttcaagAGAAGTGTTCAATTACATGAAAGAAATGGATTTAATTTCATGGAACTCGATGATATCAAGTTGTGCGCAGAGTAGTTTAGAAGAGGAATCAGTGAACCTATATACAAATTTATTACGTGAGGGCCTAAGACCAGATCAATTTACAATAGCAAGTGTGTTAAGGGCTTGCTCCTCACTTAAAGAGGGCTTATGTCTCTGTAAGCAGATTCATGTTCGTGCAATAAAAACTGGAATCGTTGCTGACAGTTTTGTTTCAACGGCCCTTATTGATGTATATTCTAGGAGTGGAAATATGAAAGAGGCtgagtttctttttgaaaagaaaGGAGAATTTGATTTGGCATCTTGGAATGCAATGATGTTTGGCTACATAATGAGTAATGACAGTCAGAAAGCATTGAAACTCTTGAGTCTGATGCATGAAAGTGGAGAGAGGGCAGATGAGATTACTTTGGCAGCTGCAGCTAAAGCCTCTGGTTGCCTGGTGGGGATAGAACGAGGGAAGCAAATTCATGCTTATGTAATAAAAACCAGGATTGACCTAGATTTATGTGTCAGCAGTGGTATTCTAGACATGTATATAAAATGTGGAGACATGAAATCAGCGTACATGGTTTTCACCCAAATCCCTGCACCTGACGACGTTGCATGGACAACTATGATCTCAGGATGTGTGGAAAATGGAGATGAGGACTGTGCTCTTTCTATATATCATCAGATGAGACTCTCAGGGGTCCAGCCTGATGAATATACGTTTGCCACCCTTGTCAAAGCCAGCTCTTGTTTGACAGCATTGGAACAAGGTAAACAAATTCATGCAAATTTGATCAAGTTGGATTATGGGTCGGATCCTTTTGTTGGGACATCACTTATCGACATGTATGCCAAGTGTGGGAACATAGGAGACGCATATCTTTTATTCCAAAGGACGAACACGAGGAACATTGCATTGTGGAATGCCATGTTGGTTGGTTTAGCTCAGCATGGAAATGCCAAGGAAGCCCTCAACCTTTTCAAAGCTATGGAATCTAATGGTATTGAGCCTGATAAAGTTACCTTTATCGGAGTACTTTCTGCTTTTAGCCATTCTGGTCTAGTTTCTGAAGCTTACAAGTATTTTGATTCAATGACCAAAAAGTACGGTGTAAAGCCTGAGATTGAGCATTACTCCTGTCTAGTTGATGCCCTTGGCCGTGCAGGTCGTGTTCAAGAGGCAGAAAAGCTGATAGTATCAATGCCCTTTGAAGCTTCTGCTTCAATGTATAGAGCCCTGCTTGGTGCTTGTAGGGTTCAAGGGGACACAGAAACCGGAAAACGGATCACGGCACAGCTCTTGGCACTGGAGCCATCTGATTCAGCAGCTTATGTTCTTTTATCCAATATCTATGCTGCTGCCAACCAATGGGATGACGTAACTGATGCTAGAAAAATGATGgagagaaaaaaagtaaaaaaggatCCAGGGTTCAGTTGGATAGATGTGAAGAACAAGGTGCATTTGTTTGTGGTGGATGATAAAGCTCATCCAcaaattgatttgatatatGATAAGGTGGAGGATTTGATAAACAGGATCAGAGAAAAAGGATATGTCCCTGATACGGACTTTGTGCTGCTTGATGTTGAAGAAGAGGATAAAGAGCATGCTCTTTATCACCATAGCGAGAAGCTAGCTATAGCTTATGGACTCATAAGCACTCCTCCATCCTCTACCATTCGGGTAATTAAGAACCTTAGAGTTTGTGGGGATTGCCATACTGCAATCAAATATATCTCAAAGGTTTCTCAAAGAGAAATTGTGTTGAGAGATGCAAATCGATTCCATCTTTTCAGGGAAGGAATCTGCTCTTGTGGTGATTACTGGTGA